A section of the Hippea sp. KM1 genome encodes:
- a CDS encoding QcrA and Rieske domain-containing protein — protein MAKTRREFLGKALSFTAAAGLASLAFPFYRFVASKSSDRTISIPLSSIDRDVVFIDNPPLFVVKTKKGYKAYDAHCTHMGCIVNYNPTSNRFECPCHGSVFDIKGERVKGPARKPLKVLTCRVVHNNLVIG, from the coding sequence ATGGCTAAAACACGAAGGGAATTTCTGGGGAAAGCCTTGAGCTTCACAGCCGCAGCGGGGCTTGCGAGTTTGGCTTTCCCCTTTTATCGTTTTGTTGCATCTAAGTCGTCGGATAGAACCATTAGTATACCGCTAAGCAGCATCGATAGGGATGTTGTTTTTATAGATAACCCGCCGTTGTTTGTTGTAAAGACCAAAAAAGGTTATAAGGCGTATGATGCCCATTGCACCCATATGGGTTGCATAGTAAATTACAACCCCACATCCAATCGCTTTGAGTGTCCCTGCCACGGCAGCGTATTTGATATTAAGGGTGAGAGGGTTAAGGGTCCTGCCAGAAAGCCTCTTAAGGTATTGACTTGCAGGGTCGTTCATAATAACCTCGTTATAGGATGA